The following are encoded together in the Pedobacter sp. D749 genome:
- a CDS encoding winged helix-turn-helix domain-containing protein, whose amino-acid sequence MLDSRNYFYGKGKYLFGFMLVLFIAVTGAAFSMTGSEDFDFARREVLLRRIGHELLLQSGDSTSRVLPIKKVAENEYLIRFEKEFTFDPISLVNTTKRLLANDPLADDYVVKVLNFSDSSVAYAYAISKNKKDEIIACIGRKQPKARYMIDIKLKPTGINTTKNGYLLGSLPFLAFVGFIFFRSVKPRRALPIDDQHPNMITLGSVLFDAKNRKLTINEKMIELTGTETRLLLIFARSPNELIERSRLQKKIWEDEGVIVGRSLDMFISKLRKKLEADPAINIVVIRSKGYRLEINA is encoded by the coding sequence ATGCTTGATAGCCGAAATTACTTCTACGGGAAAGGTAAATATCTATTTGGATTCATGCTGGTTTTATTTATCGCTGTCACCGGTGCAGCTTTCAGTATGACTGGCAGCGAGGACTTTGATTTCGCCAGAAGAGAAGTTTTGCTACGCAGGATCGGACATGAACTACTTTTGCAGTCGGGCGACAGCACATCAAGGGTACTTCCGATAAAAAAGGTCGCTGAAAATGAGTACCTGATCAGATTTGAGAAGGAGTTTACTTTCGACCCCATCTCCCTGGTGAATACCACTAAACGTTTGTTGGCCAATGACCCGCTGGCGGATGATTATGTTGTTAAAGTTTTGAACTTTAGCGACTCCAGCGTAGCCTATGCTTACGCGATATCCAAAAATAAAAAAGATGAAATTATAGCTTGCATAGGAAGAAAACAGCCAAAAGCACGTTACATGATTGACATTAAACTGAAACCGACAGGCATAAATACCACAAAGAATGGATATCTTTTGGGCAGCCTGCCATTTTTAGCTTTTGTTGGTTTTATTTTTTTCAGATCTGTTAAACCGCGAAGAGCTTTACCCATTGATGATCAGCATCCAAACATGATTACGTTGGGGTCGGTTTTATTTGATGCGAAAAATCGTAAACTCACCATAAACGAAAAGATGATAGAATTAACCGGAACTGAAACCAGGTTACTGCTCATCTTCGCGCGGTCTCCTAACGAACTTATAGAGAGAAGCCGGCTGCAGAAAAAAATATGGGAAGACGAAGGTGTTATTGTAGGGCGTAGCCTGGATATGTTTATATCAAAACTTAGAAAAAAACTAGAGGCCGATCCTGCGATCAACATTGTTGTGATACGGTCTAAAGGATATAGGCTTGAAATTAACGCTTAA
- a CDS encoding substrate-binding domain-containing protein, giving the protein MNNQIFRKIANIQGVKVWLFGLITTLFFFSSCSEKKEEKKFTIGFSQCVGSDLWRKTMLEEMKMELSLRSGTNFIYMDANNSSKKQIEQVEELVDNHIDLLIISPNEASPLTDIVEKVYNKGIPVIVLDRKTSSSQYTAYVGAENHQVGKMAGQYITKLLKGNGKVVEILGLPGSSPAMERDKGFSDELNKSPGIKLAAQVYGNWVARSTLLELEKNKETILQSDAIFAHNDVMAASAKDFLRHHKASEHIKVIGVDALPGPGGGLQLISEGKISASVLYPTGGKEAISIAFKVLNKEPFSKENILQSLVIDSSLVQLMKLQWAKVSSQQRDIERQQTMLSDQLRIYDNQKLVLNFIVITLVLAVIFGGLAFFSLLENRKINKSLEQKNVQILDQRNKLIDASAKIEAATEAKLNFFTNISHEFRTPLTLILSPLEDLLESDKIQSGEKRELTMIQKNAYRLLKLINELIDYRKIEHQKFHVQPTSNNVQSFLNEIIESFRYGALKKDIALKFSFPQHDIIANFDVNILEKIILNLLSNALKFTPAHGRIHMDLTTEANNFIISVSDNGSGMNPEELQQVWDQFYQSNTSESRGSGLGLSLTRELVHLHGGTIEVQSRKWQGSTFTVTMPYGEPIDSKLSLISTDDRNVSLTEQVKVYITEELPAENRQIDPIGEYIKEYSVLIIEDNLDLLNYLQEKFSVNYEVFTATTGNQGLHEAFEKIPDIIVSDVIIPGMSGKEIAKKLKTDLRTSHIPLILLTAQASPEQQIEGINSMADLYMTKPFHFDFLQANVRNLLANRMLLKEHYISDISSGVEKKSTLSVLDKKFLNDFAGIVEHHLGNETLNVEDLAKMIGISRIQLYRKVKALLDCSITDYILNRRLKKATYLLTNEDYSISEIAFKIGISSPTYFSTLFKGKYGMSPSEFKKKQNN; this is encoded by the coding sequence ATGAATAATCAAATATTCCGGAAAATAGCTAATATCCAGGGTGTCAAAGTTTGGCTTTTCGGTCTGATCACTACGCTGTTTTTCTTTAGTTCCTGTTCGGAAAAGAAAGAAGAAAAAAAGTTTACCATCGGTTTTTCGCAATGTGTGGGTTCTGATTTATGGAGGAAAACGATGCTGGAAGAAATGAAAATGGAACTTTCCCTTCGGTCAGGAACCAACTTCATTTATATGGATGCTAACAATAGCAGCAAGAAACAGATTGAGCAGGTGGAAGAATTGGTCGATAATCATATTGATCTGTTAATCATATCTCCAAACGAAGCATCTCCATTAACAGATATCGTTGAAAAAGTATATAATAAAGGAATTCCCGTAATTGTTCTTGATCGGAAAACTTCCTCCTCCCAATACACCGCTTATGTGGGTGCCGAAAACCATCAGGTAGGCAAAATGGCTGGCCAATACATCACTAAGCTACTCAAGGGAAATGGAAAAGTGGTTGAGATATTGGGGTTACCGGGATCTTCTCCGGCCATGGAGCGTGATAAAGGATTTTCTGATGAGTTAAATAAATCACCGGGAATAAAATTAGCAGCTCAGGTTTATGGTAATTGGGTTGCCCGAAGTACACTTTTGGAACTGGAAAAGAATAAAGAAACGATCCTGCAATCTGATGCTATTTTTGCACACAATGATGTTATGGCGGCGAGTGCAAAAGATTTTCTTCGTCATCATAAAGCCTCAGAACATATTAAGGTAATAGGAGTGGATGCGCTTCCTGGTCCGGGTGGTGGGCTACAGCTGATCAGTGAAGGGAAAATATCCGCCAGCGTGTTATATCCCACAGGAGGCAAAGAAGCCATTAGTATTGCTTTCAAAGTTTTAAATAAAGAACCTTTCTCAAAAGAAAATATCCTGCAGAGCTTAGTGATCGACAGTTCTTTAGTTCAGCTAATGAAACTTCAATGGGCAAAGGTATCCAGCCAGCAAAGAGATATTGAACGCCAGCAAACCATGTTATCTGATCAGCTGCGAATCTACGATAATCAAAAGCTGGTGCTTAATTTTATTGTGATCACACTGGTATTGGCCGTGATATTTGGAGGCCTGGCATTTTTCTCCCTATTGGAGAACCGGAAAATTAACAAAAGCCTTGAGCAGAAAAACGTCCAGATTCTGGATCAGCGAAATAAGCTAATCGATGCCTCGGCTAAAATAGAGGCAGCGACTGAGGCCAAGCTTAATTTTTTTACCAATATATCTCATGAGTTCAGAACCCCGCTAACTTTGATTTTATCTCCATTGGAAGATCTCCTTGAAAGCGATAAAATCCAGAGCGGGGAAAAGCGTGAACTGACGATGATTCAAAAGAATGCATATCGGTTACTGAAGCTGATCAATGAACTTATTGATTACAGAAAGATAGAACATCAGAAATTTCATGTGCAACCAACAAGCAATAACGTTCAGTCTTTCCTGAATGAAATAATAGAAAGCTTTAGATACGGCGCACTTAAAAAAGATATTGCTTTGAAATTTTCCTTTCCACAACATGATATCATAGCCAATTTTGACGTAAATATTCTTGAAAAAATCATTCTCAATCTGTTGAGTAATGCATTGAAATTTACCCCGGCGCATGGAAGAATACATATGGATTTAACCACTGAAGCGAATAATTTTATTATTTCTGTTTCTGACAATGGCAGCGGGATGAATCCAGAGGAATTGCAGCAGGTTTGGGACCAATTTTATCAATCCAATACTAGCGAATCAAGAGGATCTGGCCTCGGCCTTTCCCTTACACGTGAACTGGTACATTTGCACGGTGGCACTATTGAGGTACAGAGCAGAAAATGGCAGGGAAGTACATTCACGGTCACAATGCCATACGGTGAGCCTATAGATTCAAAGCTTTCTCTTATAAGCACAGATGACAGAAATGTTTCACTAACTGAACAAGTAAAAGTTTATATCACCGAAGAATTACCAGCGGAGAATAGGCAGATTGATCCGATAGGTGAATACATCAAAGAATATTCCGTCCTGATCATTGAGGATAACCTCGACTTGTTAAATTATCTTCAGGAAAAATTTTCAGTCAATTATGAGGTGTTCACCGCCACAACCGGTAACCAGGGGCTTCATGAAGCTTTTGAAAAAATTCCTGACATCATTGTTTCTGATGTGATTATACCGGGGATGTCGGGCAAAGAAATTGCAAAGAAACTTAAAACAGATCTGCGAACCTCCCATATTCCACTTATCCTGCTCACGGCACAAGCTAGCCCTGAACAGCAGATCGAGGGCATAAACAGTATGGCCGATCTTTATATGACCAAACCTTTTCATTTTGACTTCCTTCAGGCAAATGTACGAAACCTGCTTGCCAACCGTATGTTACTAAAGGAGCATTACATCAGCGATATCAGCTCTGGTGTAGAGAAAAAATCAACATTAAGCGTTCTTGATAAGAAGTTTCTGAATGATTTTGCAGGCATTGTAGAACATCACCTTGGGAATGAAACACTGAATGTGGAAGACCTGGCAAAGATGATCGGTATTTCCCGTATTCAGCTTTACAGAAAGGTGAAAGCATTACTTGACTGCAGCATTACGGACTACATTTTAAACCGTAGATTGAAAAAGGCTACTTACCTGCTGACGAATGAAGATTATTCCATTTCGGAAATCGCCTTCAAAATAGGTATTTCCTCACCAACCTACTTTTCAACCTTGTTTAAAGGAAAATATGGAATGAGCCCCAGTGAGTTTAAGAAAAAACAGAATAATTGA
- a CDS encoding ribosomal protein L7/L12, translating into MINVSPEVKQKAQLFLSRNQKIAAVKIVKDHSGCGLKEAKDYVDALEEGVQQPINNPADLDAELLVILSQGNKLNAIKHYKDATGAGLAESKDYVEKLMQFKPGSNTVQQSRDTDIKNIISDNSGNNQNPLKNFLIKLALIILIAAALTYLMFKI; encoded by the coding sequence ATGATTAATGTTAGCCCCGAAGTAAAGCAAAAAGCGCAATTATTTCTCTCAAGGAACCAGAAAATTGCTGCTGTTAAGATAGTTAAAGATCACAGTGGCTGTGGTTTAAAAGAAGCAAAAGATTATGTAGATGCTTTGGAAGAAGGAGTACAGCAACCAATAAACAATCCGGCAGATCTGGATGCAGAGCTATTGGTTATTTTAAGTCAGGGCAATAAGTTAAATGCCATTAAACATTATAAGGATGCAACGGGCGCAGGCTTGGCCGAAAGCAAAGATTATGTTGAAAAGCTAATGCAGTTTAAGCCTGGCAGCAATACGGTGCAACAAAGCAGGGACACCGATATTAAAAATATCATCTCTGATAATTCCGGAAATAACCAAAATCCACTCAAAAATTTTTTGATAAAACTGGCGCTCATTATTTTGATTGCAGCAGCTTTAACCTATCTCATGTTTAAAATTTAG
- a CDS encoding PAS domain S-box protein, translating into MIKSAHLPDLFTLQSIFEGIQDAIYCHDLDFRITNWSPAAERMFGYTEQEILGQSVFMLIPDDKYSEKERLMQEVLNDKRISQYRTVRLSRSGKQIPVTLSLSPIKDDKGRIIGMSQIAHDVSFEHQAEEKQSMLAAIIESSEDAIISKTLDGIITTWNKGAEHIFGYSEDEAVGQPITILLPADRLSEEEVIIENIRRGEKVGHIQTIRKTKDGRLLNISLTVSPIKNRDGVVIGASKVARNITSQKESEKLIAKHMERLELLNVVGRSINESLDLQQILQQVTDSTTKLTGAAFGAFFYNQVNQEGESYWLYTISGVPSEALADFPMPRNTALFHPTFSGEGIVRSDDITQDARYGKNAPFFGKPSGHLPVISYLAVPVKTKSGEVIGGLFFGHQEKAIFKKEHEELVLTVASQAAIAIENSMLFKEVQELSAKKDEFIAMASHELKTPMTSLFGFLQLANRNTGEGIAKNLLERAIRQLEKMIVLVSDLFDVSKIHSGKLQLNMEYLNLAILIQEMKESFLQAHPAHILTIEMPEESFVNADRMRLEQVLTNLLNNAVKYATQEKTIELKVQHLDNVVLTSVKDFGPGISEENQRHIFSQFYQAKENKDGSSGLGLGLFISKDIIERHGGQIWVESEPGKGATFNFSLPLA; encoded by the coding sequence ATGATAAAATCAGCGCACCTGCCTGACCTCTTCACATTACAATCTATTTTTGAAGGCATTCAGGATGCCATATACTGTCATGACCTTGACTTCAGGATTACCAATTGGAGCCCGGCTGCAGAACGTATGTTTGGTTATACCGAACAAGAGATATTGGGCCAATCTGTTTTTATGCTGATTCCTGATGACAAGTATTCAGAGAAGGAAAGGCTGATGCAGGAGGTTTTGAACGATAAGCGTATCAGCCAGTACAGAACAGTGCGTCTTAGTCGCTCGGGGAAACAAATACCTGTCACCTTATCCCTTTCGCCGATCAAAGACGATAAGGGGCGAATTATTGGCATGTCTCAAATTGCCCATGATGTTTCCTTCGAACACCAGGCAGAGGAAAAACAATCCATGCTTGCCGCTATTATAGAAAGTTCTGAAGACGCCATTATTAGTAAAACGCTTGATGGAATCATAACGACCTGGAATAAAGGAGCAGAGCATATTTTTGGCTATTCCGAAGACGAGGCCGTTGGCCAGCCGATCACAATACTTCTCCCTGCTGATCGTTTGAGCGAAGAAGAAGTTATCATTGAAAACATTCGACGTGGCGAAAAGGTAGGCCACATACAGACCATTAGAAAAACAAAAGATGGGCGCTTACTCAATATTTCACTCACCGTATCTCCTATTAAAAATCGTGATGGAGTTGTTATTGGGGCATCGAAAGTCGCCCGCAACATTACTTCGCAAAAGGAGTCTGAAAAATTAATTGCCAAGCACATGGAACGCCTGGAATTGTTGAATGTAGTGGGCAGGAGCATTAATGAATCGTTAGACCTTCAGCAAATATTACAGCAGGTAACTGATTCCACTACCAAGCTAACTGGTGCAGCCTTTGGAGCGTTTTTTTATAATCAAGTTAACCAGGAAGGGGAATCTTACTGGTTATACACCATATCAGGTGTTCCGAGTGAGGCTTTGGCGGACTTCCCGATGCCACGTAATACCGCTTTATTTCATCCTACTTTCAGCGGAGAAGGAATCGTTCGCTCAGACGACATCACCCAGGATGCCCGATATGGTAAAAATGCGCCATTTTTCGGAAAACCTTCCGGACATTTACCTGTGATCAGTTATCTGGCAGTTCCGGTTAAAACCAAATCAGGTGAAGTGATAGGCGGGCTGTTTTTTGGTCATCAGGAAAAGGCAATTTTCAAAAAAGAGCATGAGGAACTTGTCCTTACGGTGGCTTCCCAGGCGGCCATCGCTATAGAAAATTCGATGCTTTTTAAAGAGGTACAGGAACTGAGTGCGAAAAAGGACGAATTCATTGCAATGGCTTCCCATGAACTAAAAACACCAATGACCTCTCTTTTTGGTTTTTTGCAGTTGGCCAATCGCAACACGGGTGAAGGTATTGCAAAAAATCTACTTGAAAGGGCGATCAGACAACTGGAAAAAATGATTGTTCTGGTTAGTGATCTTTTTGATGTCTCCAAAATCCATTCCGGAAAACTACAACTGAATATGGAATACCTTAACCTGGCCATCCTTATTCAGGAAATGAAAGAATCTTTTTTACAAGCCCATCCGGCGCATATTCTAACTATTGAAATGCCGGAAGAAAGCTTTGTTAATGCTGACCGCATGCGCCTTGAACAGGTACTCACGAATTTATTGAACAATGCAGTTAAATACGCAACTCAGGAAAAAACAATTGAATTGAAGGTTCAACATTTAGATAATGTGGTACTTACTTCGGTTAAAGATTTTGGACCAGGTATTAGCGAAGAAAACCAGCGTCATATATTCAGCCAGTTTTACCAGGCCAAGGAAAATAAAGACGGTTCATCAGGATTAGGCCTGGGGCTTTTTATATCGAAAGATATTATTGAACGCCATGGCGGCCAGATTTGGGTGGAAAGCGAGCCTGGTAAAGGTGCAACGTTTAATTTTTCTTTACCATTAGCATAA
- a CDS encoding AraC family transcriptional regulator has translation MIKRVLQNTFSLLNVDYVKLTEKWNYLNVISPYFRIYYIDDGNGEVSDPSGSLKLEPGYLYIIPSFTLCNLHCNGYLSQYFVQFFEESANGTSLFARSRNVSKIKATQMDIDLFKRLLEINPGRGINRSDDPKIYEKNIFYKEYQELNNMQGLASYLETQGILLQLMGRLLQPQLHRKHEERHAPAKIAETVGYILVNLQQELSVTSLASRVNQHPDYFSRLFKTFTGQRPVTYILEKRIERAQYLLATSRLAYSDIATQTGFDNLSYFSKSFKKITGMSPSVYKKQVYTVGFTL, from the coding sequence ATGATCAAAAGAGTCCTGCAAAATACCTTTTCGCTGCTCAATGTAGATTATGTGAAATTAACTGAAAAATGGAATTACCTGAACGTGATCAGTCCATATTTCCGGATTTATTATATAGATGATGGAAATGGTGAGGTATCTGACCCGTCGGGATCTTTAAAACTCGAACCGGGATATCTGTATATAATACCCAGTTTCACACTTTGTAATCTGCATTGCAACGGATATTTGAGCCAATATTTTGTACAGTTTTTTGAAGAATCTGCAAATGGCACTTCTCTATTTGCGCGAAGCCGCAATGTTTCAAAAATTAAGGCAACACAGATGGACATTGATCTTTTTAAGCGGCTGCTCGAAATAAATCCTGGTCGTGGCATTAACCGATCTGATGACCCAAAAATTTACGAGAAAAATATTTTCTATAAAGAATACCAGGAATTGAACAATATGCAGGGCTTAGCCAGTTACCTTGAAACACAGGGCATATTACTTCAATTGATGGGACGTTTACTCCAACCACAGTTACATCGAAAACATGAGGAACGACATGCGCCAGCCAAAATAGCTGAAACAGTAGGTTATATCCTTGTAAATTTACAGCAGGAACTATCTGTAACCAGTCTGGCCTCGCGTGTTAATCAGCACCCTGATTATTTCTCCCGTTTATTCAAAACTTTTACCGGCCAGCGGCCAGTTACCTATATTCTTGAAAAACGGATTGAACGGGCACAATATTTATTAGCCACCAGCAGGCTTGCCTATTCGGATATTGCAACACAAACCGGATTTGATAATCTCTCCTACTTTTCTAAGTCCTTTAAAAAAATTACGGGCATGTCTCCCAGTGTCTATAAAAAACAGGTTTATACTGTAGGTTTCACTTTATAA
- a CDS encoding L-rhamnose mutarotase — MKRYCLALDLVDDEKLIAEYEAYHVNGWPEIKRSITDSGILDMEIYRISNRLFMVMETQDDFSFEKKALMDASNPRVEEWEMLMWKYQQALPFAKPGEKWVLMKNIFQLKG; from the coding sequence ATGAAAAGATACTGTTTGGCCCTTGATCTGGTTGATGATGAAAAACTTATCGCAGAATATGAAGCGTACCATGTTAATGGATGGCCTGAAATTAAACGAAGCATAACTGACTCTGGAATACTGGATATGGAAATCTACCGCATTTCCAACCGCTTATTTATGGTGATGGAAACACAAGACGATTTCAGTTTCGAAAAAAAGGCACTTATGGATGCTTCTAACCCACGGGTTGAGGAGTGGGAAATGTTAATGTGGAAATATCAGCAGGCACTGCCTTTTGCAAAACCAGGAGAAAAGTGGGTGTTGATGAAAAATATATTCCAGCTAAAAGGCTAA
- a CDS encoding sugar porter family MFS transporter codes for MKKHSVLAWSMVVALGGFLFGFDTAVISGAEKSIQQFWNLSAFSHGLTISIALIGTVIGSLVGSRPSDYFGRKNTLYFVAAAYLLSSLGTALADNWYIFLAFRFLGGLGVGISSVTAPIYISEVSPAHRRGRLVGLFQFNVVLGILISYLSNYLLSQGGEASWRWMLGVQAFPSIIFLVLIYFIPESPRWLILKRGAYDKALEILRIINPLNCNEELAAIKKSGEDMQRDKSTDGLFSGKYKTPVILAVLFAFFNQVSGINAIIYYAPRIFEMAGLGAHSSLLSTVGIGMVNFIFTLLAINIIDKVGRKTLMLIGSVGLIVSLGLVAFAFLGGSSSGFEIPIYVMLFIAFFAFSQGAVIWVFISEIFPNQVRAKGQTLGSSTHWVMAALIAFCFPYLAESFGGANIFFFFSGMMVLQLIFVWKMMPETKGRSLEQIGENVVLMH; via the coding sequence ATGAAAAAACATTCTGTCCTGGCGTGGTCCATGGTTGTGGCCCTAGGCGGCTTTTTGTTTGGCTTTGACACGGCAGTAATTTCAGGTGCTGAAAAATCGATACAGCAGTTTTGGAATCTCTCTGCTTTCTCTCATGGTCTAACCATCTCCATTGCACTTATTGGTACGGTAATCGGATCACTCGTAGGCTCCCGTCCATCTGATTATTTCGGAAGAAAAAATACACTTTATTTCGTAGCTGCTGCATACTTACTCTCTTCGCTGGGTACCGCCCTGGCAGATAACTGGTATATTTTTTTAGCATTCCGCTTCTTAGGTGGCCTAGGCGTAGGTATATCTTCTGTAACCGCACCTATTTATATTTCCGAAGTATCTCCGGCACACAGACGGGGACGGCTTGTAGGGCTTTTCCAGTTCAATGTTGTACTGGGTATATTGATATCCTATCTTTCAAACTATTTGCTCAGCCAGGGAGGCGAGGCATCATGGAGATGGATGCTTGGTGTTCAGGCATTTCCTTCAATAATATTCCTGGTGCTAATCTATTTTATTCCTGAAAGTCCGAGATGGCTTATACTCAAACGTGGTGCATACGATAAAGCACTGGAAATCCTGCGCATCATCAATCCGCTAAACTGCAATGAAGAGCTTGCCGCTATCAAAAAGTCAGGTGAGGATATGCAACGGGATAAATCTACGGACGGACTTTTTTCAGGTAAGTACAAAACACCTGTTATCCTGGCCGTGCTTTTTGCTTTCTTTAATCAGGTATCTGGCATAAATGCCATCATTTATTACGCGCCAAGAATTTTTGAGATGGCAGGGCTTGGTGCGCATTCTTCGCTTTTATCCACGGTCGGTATCGGAATGGTCAACTTTATCTTTACGCTACTGGCCATCAATATCATCGATAAAGTTGGTCGAAAAACCTTGATGCTTATTGGTTCTGTAGGCCTTATCGTATCCCTTGGACTTGTTGCATTTGCTTTTCTGGGTGGTTCATCCAGCGGTTTCGAAATCCCGATTTATGTAATGCTCTTTATTGCTTTCTTTGCTTTTTCTCAGGGCGCGGTGATTTGGGTATTCATTTCAGAAATCTTCCCAAATCAGGTTAGGGCAAAAGGACAAACACTTGGTAGTTCTACCCACTGGGTAATGGCAGCACTGATTGCATTCTGCTTTCCTTATCTGGCAGAATCATTTGGAGGTGCCAATATATTTTTCTTTTTCTCAGGGATGATGGTCTTACAACTGATTTTTGTATGGAAGATGATGCCGGAAACTAAAGGAAGATCACTTGAGCAGATCGGAGAAAATGTTGTTTTGATGCATTAA
- a CDS encoding alpha-L-fucosidase produces the protein MKKRIFLSIITISMLLNAQAQQKTTTTEQGKFSPTDESLQQYKYPDWFRDAKFGIWSHWGPQAVPRQGDWYAKNMYLQGNNQNKYHVEHYGTPSKFGYKDIIPLWKAEKWNPEQLMALYKKAGAKYFVSMGSHHDMFFLWNSKIHKWNSVNMGPHKDVVGLWQKAAKKEGLRFGVSEHLAASFNWFQPSHGSDTTGQFAGVPYDGRDPQYSDLYHLPADSSNIKEWLTNNPAWHKKWLEYVTELIDLYHPDLLYSDSKVPFEEYGRKMVAHYYNQDMVKNKGKLEAVYTPKEASGGKWAQDVERGVLDSISPFPWQTDTSIGDWYYRTGQRYKSANGIAQLLIDVVSKNGNLLINVVQTPEGDLEPDVIKIVTEIGEWTKTYGEGIYATRPWKVYGEGPSTIKSNQKKGVFGGLTDTREYEATDIRYTTKGRDLFAFCLAVPKTDIKMELLGKNSKYLDKPISSVTLLGSKEKLDWTQTDGSLVIKKPKNYPAWAVTGYKIEFKK, from the coding sequence ATGAAAAAAAGAATATTCTTAAGCATCATTACAATTTCCATGTTGTTAAATGCACAAGCTCAGCAAAAGACCACTACTACTGAGCAAGGTAAATTCAGCCCTACCGATGAATCCTTACAACAGTATAAATATCCCGACTGGTTCCGTGATGCCAAATTTGGTATCTGGTCGCATTGGGGTCCTCAGGCGGTTCCTCGTCAGGGCGATTGGTATGCCAAAAACATGTATTTACAGGGTAATAATCAAAATAAATATCATGTAGAACATTATGGAACACCATCCAAATTTGGTTACAAAGATATTATTCCGCTTTGGAAGGCAGAAAAATGGAATCCTGAACAATTAATGGCGCTTTATAAAAAAGCGGGTGCCAAATATTTTGTAAGCATGGGTTCGCACCATGATATGTTCTTTTTGTGGAATTCGAAGATACATAAATGGAATTCGGTAAATATGGGGCCACATAAAGATGTAGTTGGACTTTGGCAGAAAGCAGCAAAAAAAGAAGGTCTCCGTTTTGGGGTTTCTGAGCATCTTGCTGCAAGTTTCAACTGGTTCCAGCCCAGCCATGGGTCGGATACAACCGGCCAGTTTGCCGGTGTTCCGTATGATGGCCGCGATCCTCAATATTCAGACCTGTATCATTTACCTGCCGACTCGAGCAATATCAAAGAATGGTTGACCAATAATCCTGCATGGCATAAAAAATGGTTAGAATATGTAACTGAACTTATTGATCTCTATCACCCTGATCTGCTTTATTCTGATAGCAAAGTTCCTTTTGAAGAATATGGACGTAAAATGGTGGCACATTATTACAATCAGGATATGGTTAAAAATAAAGGTAAACTGGAAGCAGTTTACACGCCTAAAGAAGCTTCCGGAGGTAAGTGGGCCCAGGATGTAGAACGTGGTGTGCTGGATTCAATCAGCCCTTTTCCGTGGCAGACCGATACCTCAATTGGCGATTGGTATTACAGAACCGGACAACGTTACAAGAGTGCAAATGGAATTGCCCAGCTTTTAATTGATGTAGTCAGTAAAAATGGAAATTTACTGATTAATGTTGTACAAACACCGGAAGGAGATTTAGAGCCTGATGTAATCAAAATAGTAACGGAAATAGGCGAATGGACCAAGACTTATGGAGAAGGAATTTATGCTACAAGGCCTTGGAAAGTCTACGGCGAAGGACCATCTACAATTAAATCGAACCAGAAAAAAGGCGTTTTCGGCGGATTGACAGACACCCGTGAATACGAGGCTACAGATATCCGTTATACAACAAAGGGCCGCGACCTTTTTGCATTCTGTTTAGCTGTTCCCAAAACCGATATAAAAATGGAATTGTTGGGAAAAAATTCTAAATATCTGGATAAACCGATCAGTTCGGTTACCCTTTTGGGTAGTAAAGAAAAATTGGACTGGACACAAACAGATGGTTCACTGGTGATCAAAAAACCGAAAAATTATCCAGCCTGGGCGGTAACAGGATATAAAATAGAATTTAAGAAATAA
- a CDS encoding DUF3667 domain-containing protein, protein MSSDCLNCTAPVTQNFCPNCGQKSSTHRYSIKHFLAHDFVHGIWHVDKGILFTLKALFTRPGHSVREFIQGKRVPYFSFVTLILLILTASGLIAPYSHFNMSDLMPEGGKAAMSSTEKFISEHPKLILIVTIPIYSLLSFLWFRKAKLNYSEHLVLNSNRVIVELIMGLLISVVTIFYTDTKVIVFLLMVLVWF, encoded by the coding sequence ATGTCATCCGATTGCCTGAATTGTACCGCTCCGGTAACTCAGAATTTCTGCCCTAACTGTGGGCAAAAATCTTCTACGCACCGCTATTCCATTAAACATTTCCTGGCTCACGATTTTGTTCATGGTATATGGCATGTTGATAAAGGTATTTTATTTACCCTTAAAGCGCTTTTTACCCGGCCTGGCCACAGTGTACGCGAGTTTATCCAGGGTAAGAGGGTTCCTTATTTTAGTTTTGTTACGCTCATCTTGCTTATCTTGACGGCATCAGGTCTAATTGCACCGTATAGCCATTTTAATATGTCTGATCTGATGCCTGAGGGAGGCAAGGCCGCGATGAGTAGTACTGAAAAATTTATCTCCGAACATCCAAAGCTGATATTGATCGTAACCATTCCCATTTATTCCCTTTTATCTTTTTTATGGTTCAGGAAAGCGAAGCTTAATTATTCCGAGCACCTGGTGTTAAATTCAAACCGTGTTATTGTAGAACTGATTATGGGCCTGCTTATTTCGGTGGTTACTATTTTTTATACCGATACCAAAGTGATTGTTTTTTTACTTATGGTGTTGGTTTGGTTTTAG